The Metabacillus schmidteae genome has a segment encoding these proteins:
- the walK gene encoding cell wall metabolism sensor histidine kinase WalK: MKRVRFFQSIHFKFVSVYVLLIMLAMQIIGVYFVKELETTLKTNFETSLTKRVSLLVYNIEQEMSRDPKEYPDGKDLNSEIMSIFRDFVTDEIIEVRVIDMNKTVIATSGSNQDIVDKKTTEESVRRALVGLDYTALAFHNESEDRVRVISVPVNHNNQTIGAVYVIASMEEVFSQMSIINKILATGTIISLAITAALGIFLARTITRPMTDMRKQAIELANGNFSRKVKVYGEDEIGQLAITFNYLTQKLEDAQSMTEGERKKLASVIAHMTDGVIATNREGRVILINNPALEMLNVSRGTVQQIPITELLGISDEYTFDSLIEEQESLVLDTGTDERPFILRVSFSVIQKEMDKTDGLIAVLYDITEQEKIDQERREFVANVSHELRTPLTTMRSYLEALAEGAWKDKEIAPQFLNVTQTETERMIRLVNDLLQLSKLDRTDYQLTKDWINFTDFFHKIIDRFEMTISQHVSFVRNIPKEPLYVEIDTDKITQVLDNIISNALKYSPEGGKVTFTIDILPSEIQIRVRDEGVGIPKESVNKIFDRFYRVDKARTRKLGGTGLGLAIAKEMVQAHGGDIWAQSKESSGTTVFFTLPYDPEQEDEWE; encoded by the coding sequence ATGAAACGAGTAAGATTTTTTCAATCCATTCATTTTAAGTTTGTATCAGTTTATGTTTTACTGATCATGCTAGCCATGCAAATTATTGGAGTTTATTTTGTAAAGGAATTAGAAACAACATTAAAAACGAACTTTGAGACTTCATTAACCAAGCGTGTCAGCCTATTGGTATATAATATTGAGCAAGAAATGTCACGAGATCCTAAAGAGTATCCAGATGGAAAGGACTTGAATAGTGAAATCATGTCAATTTTTCGAGATTTCGTTACTGATGAGATTATCGAGGTTCGAGTAATTGACATGAATAAAACGGTCATTGCAACATCTGGTAGTAATCAGGATATTGTGGACAAGAAAACGACAGAGGAATCTGTTCGACGTGCATTAGTAGGGCTTGATTATACAGCCTTAGCATTCCATAACGAATCTGAGGATCGTGTTCGAGTCATTTCAGTTCCTGTTAACCATAATAACCAAACAATTGGTGCAGTTTATGTTATTGCATCAATGGAAGAAGTTTTCTCACAGATGAGTATAATTAATAAGATACTGGCGACAGGCACAATTATTTCGTTAGCTATTACTGCAGCCCTCGGGATTTTTTTGGCAAGAACGATTACTAGACCAATGACGGATATGAGGAAGCAGGCAATTGAACTAGCTAATGGTAATTTTTCTCGAAAAGTTAAAGTTTATGGAGAAGATGAAATTGGTCAGCTTGCGATTACCTTTAATTATCTAACACAAAAACTAGAAGACGCACAATCAATGACAGAGGGAGAACGAAAGAAATTAGCGTCTGTTATTGCCCATATGACAGACGGTGTTATTGCAACGAATCGAGAAGGTCGAGTGATCTTAATCAACAATCCTGCATTAGAGATGTTAAATGTTTCACGTGGAACAGTTCAACAAATACCGATTACAGAACTCCTTGGCATTAGTGATGAATATACATTTGATAGTCTAATTGAGGAACAGGAATCATTAGTATTAGATACAGGTACGGATGAACGTCCATTTATTTTACGAGTCAGTTTTTCTGTTATTCAAAAAGAGATGGATAAAACAGATGGTTTAATTGCTGTTTTGTATGATATTACAGAACAGGAGAAAATTGATCAGGAAAGAAGAGAGTTTGTCGCAAATGTATCTCATGAGCTGCGTACGCCTCTTACAACGATGAGAAGTTATTTAGAAGCACTTGCTGAGGGAGCATGGAAGGATAAAGAGATTGCCCCGCAATTTTTGAATGTAACTCAAACAGAAACAGAACGAATGATTCGTCTAGTGAATGATTTATTGCAATTATCAAAGCTTGATCGAACAGATTATCAGTTAACGAAAGACTGGATTAACTTTACGGATTTTTTCCATAAAATAATTGATCGATTTGAGATGACAATATCTCAACATGTATCATTTGTTCGCAACATTCCAAAGGAACCTCTTTATGTTGAAATAGATACAGATAAAATTACTCAGGTATTAGATAATATTATTTCAAATGCACTAAAGTACTCACCAGAGGGCGGAAAGGTAACCTTCACTATTGATATACTTCCATCTGAAATTCAAATTCGAGTAAGGGATGAGGGTGTTGGGATTCCGAAGGAAAGTGTAAATAAAATCTTTGATCGTTTCTATCGTGTTGATAAGGCTCGTACTCGTAAGCTTGGAGGAACAGGCTTAGGCTTAGCAATTGCAAAGGAAATGGTTCAAGCACATGGAGGAGATATATGGGCACAAAGTAAGGAAAGTTCGGGAACAACTGTGTTCTTTACTCTGCCATACGATCCGGAACAAGAGGATGAGTGGGAATGA
- the yycF gene encoding response regulator YycF, translating to MEKKILVVDDEKPIADILQFNLKKEGYAVYCAYDGNQALEMVEEVNPDLILLDIMLPNKDGMEVCREVRKKYEIPIIMLTAKDSEIDKVLGLELGADDYVTKPFSTRELLARVKANLRRHQVNDTTDSKGTSNEISIGSLVIHPDAYVVSKRGETIELTHREFELLHYLAQHIGQVMTREHLLQTVWGYDYFGDVRTVDVTVRRLREKIEDNPSHPTWIVTRRGVGYYLKQSEQE from the coding sequence ATGGAAAAGAAGATATTAGTTGTTGATGATGAAAAACCAATTGCAGATATACTGCAATTTAATCTAAAAAAAGAAGGCTATGCAGTTTACTGTGCTTATGATGGAAACCAAGCATTAGAAATGGTAGAAGAAGTAAATCCAGACCTCATATTACTAGACATTATGCTACCAAACAAAGATGGAATGGAAGTTTGTCGTGAAGTGAGGAAAAAATATGAGATCCCGATCATTATGTTAACCGCAAAAGATTCAGAGATCGATAAAGTGCTTGGACTTGAATTAGGTGCTGATGATTATGTAACAAAACCATTTAGCACGAGGGAATTATTAGCTAGGGTAAAAGCAAACTTACGAAGACATCAGGTTAATGATACAACTGATTCAAAAGGGACATCCAATGAAATCTCAATTGGATCACTTGTCATCCACCCGGATGCATATGTTGTATCGAAGAGGGGAGAAACAATTGAATTAACACACCGTGAGTTTGAGTTACTTCACTATCTTGCTCAGCATATTGGACAAGTTATGACACGGGAGCATTTGTTACAAACGGTATGGGGATATGATTATTTTGGAGATGTGAGAACTGTTGATGTAACCGTTCGACGCTTAAGGGAAAAAATAGAAGATAACCCAAGCCATCCGACCTGGATTGTAACGAGACGTGGAGTAGGCTATTACTTAAAGCAATCAGAACAGGAATAA
- a CDS encoding peptidoglycan DD-metalloendopeptidase family protein, producing the protein MFNRSTRVLGEERSIMQRSLFKKLTMGVVLATSLTFGIDAQAEDSIATVYHIYHEGKYMGTVDDQKVIEELSTLKINKVKDKYKDLQLTVEDIEIIPEEMFRPVFNNIEVAENLKKELDVVVNATVIEINDQEVAAFQDSSIAQNVLDKYKQKFVSKKELEELASQQATKSLPVLKEGQSRITDVSFTEDVTLETKKVLPEKIMTSQQGLNLLEKGTPVEKEYKVQEDDVLGEIASKHDLSLDKLLDLNPELKEDSVIKPGDLLNVTVLKPYVKVQVQEEVYEKETIAYKTEIKEDSSVPKGEEEVTQNGQDGESLVHYTITKQNGSEIKQEILNEKVLKEPVNEMIIKGTKVIPSRGTGSLAWPAVGGYISSGLGQRWGKLHKGIDIARPSDRTIKAADNGRVISAGYNGGYGNKVVVDHNNGMKTVYAHLSSISVKVGQVVSQGQKLGVMGSTGNSTGIHLHFEVYEDGNLKNPEDYLK; encoded by the coding sequence TTGTTTAATCGTTCTACTAGAGTGCTAGGAGAAGAAAGGTCAATTATGCAGCGCTCTTTATTTAAAAAGCTTACAATGGGTGTGGTTTTAGCAACATCCTTAACCTTTGGAATAGATGCTCAAGCTGAAGATTCAATAGCTACTGTTTACCATATTTATCATGAGGGTAAGTATATGGGTACAGTTGATGATCAAAAGGTAATCGAAGAGCTTAGTACATTGAAAATTAATAAAGTAAAAGATAAATATAAAGATCTACAACTAACTGTCGAAGATATTGAGATTATCCCTGAAGAAATGTTTCGACCAGTTTTTAATAATATAGAAGTTGCAGAGAATCTAAAAAAAGAGCTAGATGTAGTAGTGAACGCGACTGTCATAGAAATTAATGATCAAGAAGTCGCTGCATTTCAAGATAGCTCAATTGCGCAAAATGTTTTAGATAAATACAAACAGAAATTTGTTTCAAAAAAAGAATTAGAAGAATTAGCATCACAACAAGCGACTAAGTCTTTGCCAGTTCTTAAAGAGGGACAATCTCGAATTACGGATGTTTCCTTTACTGAAGACGTTACGCTGGAAACAAAAAAAGTGTTACCTGAGAAAATAATGACATCTCAACAAGGATTAAATCTATTGGAAAAAGGTACACCTGTTGAAAAGGAGTATAAAGTACAGGAAGATGATGTCCTTGGAGAAATTGCATCTAAACATGACCTATCTCTTGATAAGTTATTAGACCTTAATCCTGAGCTTAAAGAAGATTCTGTTATCAAACCAGGTGATCTGTTAAACGTAACTGTGTTAAAGCCATATGTAAAAGTTCAGGTTCAAGAAGAAGTATATGAGAAGGAAACAATTGCTTATAAAACAGAGATAAAAGAAGATTCCTCAGTGCCAAAGGGAGAAGAGGAAGTTACTCAAAATGGTCAAGATGGAGAAAGTTTAGTACATTATACTATCACAAAACAAAATGGTTCTGAGATAAAGCAGGAAATTTTAAATGAAAAAGTACTAAAGGAACCTGTTAACGAAATGATTATAAAAGGTACGAAAGTTATTCCTTCAAGGGGAACGGGAAGTCTTGCATGGCCTGCAGTAGGCGGTTATATTTCTAGTGGACTTGGACAACGCTGGGGTAAGCTACATAAAGGCATTGATATAGCAAGACCTAGTGATCGTACTATAAAAGCTGCAGATAATGGAAGGGTTATATCTGCAGGTTATAATGGTGGTTATGGAAATAAAGTTGTTGTTGATCATAACAATGGAATGAAAACTGTTTACGCACATTTGAGTTCGATCTCTGTCAAAGTTGGACAAGTTGTATCACAAGGACAAAAGCTGGGCGTAATGGGATCAACAGGTAACTCAACAGGAATCCATCTTCACTTTGAAGTTTATGAGGATGGAAACCTGAAAAATCCTGAGGATTACTTAAAATAA
- a CDS encoding YycH family regulatory protein produces the protein MNKESIKSVLLTILVGISLFFTWNLWNSQPPFEELQNNSFVESVPINNIERELYEVIKPNKLFLHTPEQHFGTYDKQDVNNLWSEMQKWDYSLSTNRNLIQTFSKDKFINWINGNDEAKIELRFLDGVPFETFETMFNWETELIEDIRFDRIYLNVPREKEVQRVYFVSSDTLQYVEASVNLTDANTIVAEIYNQRNELIPFFAYGEDDNVQIYLPENEVKIDSYEYGTDEIEGSAFKNALFGNPQNVKQDVNSLRNRYTDSWRELNIHSSEHRVEFVNPTLRDTSFLESSALISQSVDYLNDHGGWTDDYIFYMINELNQEITYIMSIHSIPVFESDDKYFGPTKISQQWGQSEISIYERPSYQLMKNLSSNNTERLPSGHELIDVLSKDSSINIKDIKDIYIMYELQGETDQRIVKITPYWWAELQDGRVLKIDGNQRGDRSGLE, from the coding sequence ATGAATAAAGAGTCAATAAAAAGTGTGTTATTAACAATACTAGTTGGAATTAGTTTATTTTTCACATGGAATTTGTGGAATTCACAGCCGCCTTTTGAAGAGCTTCAAAATAATAGTTTTGTTGAAAGTGTTCCAATCAATAATATAGAAAGAGAGCTATATGAGGTAATAAAACCAAATAAGCTATTTTTGCATACACCAGAACAGCATTTTGGTACGTATGATAAGCAGGATGTAAATAATCTTTGGTCGGAAATGCAAAAATGGGACTATAGCCTAAGTACTAATCGTAACTTAATTCAAACTTTTTCGAAGGATAAATTTATAAATTGGATTAACGGGAATGATGAAGCTAAAATAGAACTTAGATTTCTTGACGGAGTTCCTTTTGAAACCTTTGAGACAATGTTTAACTGGGAGACAGAATTAATTGAAGATATAAGGTTTGATCGAATCTATTTAAATGTGCCACGGGAGAAGGAAGTCCAAAGGGTGTACTTTGTTTCAAGTGATACATTACAATATGTTGAAGCTTCTGTTAATCTTACGGATGCTAATACAATTGTTGCAGAGATTTACAATCAAAGAAACGAATTAATTCCATTCTTTGCTTACGGTGAAGATGATAATGTTCAAATTTACTTACCAGAGAATGAAGTGAAAATTGATAGCTATGAATATGGTACAGATGAAATTGAGGGGTCTGCTTTTAAAAATGCTTTATTTGGTAATCCCCAAAATGTAAAACAAGATGTCAATTCATTGAGAAATCGCTATACAGATAGTTGGCGAGAACTAAATATCCATTCAAGTGAACATAGGGTAGAGTTTGTAAACCCTACACTGAGAGATACCAGCTTCCTTGAAAGCAGTGCGCTCATTAGTCAGAGTGTTGATTATTTAAACGATCACGGCGGTTGGACTGATGATTATATTTTTTATATGATAAATGAGCTGAATCAAGAAATTACGTACATTATGTCTATTCATTCAATTCCGGTATTTGAGTCAGATGATAAATACTTTGGACCAACCAAAATATCTCAACAATGGGGTCAAAGTGAAATATCGATTTATGAACGTCCTTCTTATCAACTTATGAAAAACCTTTCAAGTAATAACACAGAGAGATTACCTTCGGGGCATGAATTAATAGATGTTCTATCCAAGGACTCATCTATTAATATAAAGGACATTAAGGACATTTATATTATGTATGAACTACAGGGAGAAACTGATCAAAGGATTGTAAAAATTACTCCATATTGGTGGGCTGAATTACAGGATGGAAGAGTTCTAAAAATAGATGGAAATCAAAGGGGGGATAGAAGTGGATTGGAGTAA